The following coding sequences are from one Streptomyces dengpaensis window:
- a CDS encoding GNAT family N-acetyltransferase produces the protein MTTTLRPVEPLQHAVDGTRSRRFQVCVNSRPVGEIHLATGSRFGPSVAKIHELRIEEPDRRRGRGTVAALAAEEVARGWGCRQIEVAVPGNAEAGLRLTKALGYVTRNRRMEKALDGTPPGLPEGSVGRPMTRAEYDAWDGHAREGYAQDWIRRGVPEAEAYAKSNRDHDQLLPQGLATENTHFSVLEHEGTPVGDLWLGEHFGHAYVYNVEVHAAHRGRGHGRTLMLLAEAQAVSAGENRIGLNVFAGNAPAERLYASLGYETTTYFLYKDLL, from the coding sequence ATGACCACCACCCTGCGGCCGGTCGAGCCGCTTCAGCACGCCGTCGACGGGACGCGCTCGCGCCGCTTCCAGGTATGTGTCAACAGCCGTCCCGTGGGCGAGATACACCTCGCGACGGGCTCCCGCTTCGGGCCGTCCGTCGCCAAGATCCACGAGCTCCGCATCGAGGAGCCGGACCGCCGGCGCGGCCGGGGCACGGTGGCCGCGCTCGCCGCCGAGGAGGTGGCCCGCGGCTGGGGGTGCCGGCAGATCGAGGTGGCCGTCCCCGGCAACGCCGAGGCCGGGCTCAGACTCACCAAGGCGCTCGGATACGTCACCCGCAACCGCCGCATGGAGAAGGCGCTCGACGGCACCCCGCCCGGCCTTCCCGAGGGGAGCGTCGGGCGCCCCATGACGCGGGCCGAGTACGACGCCTGGGACGGGCACGCCAGGGAGGGGTACGCGCAGGACTGGATCCGGCGCGGCGTGCCGGAGGCCGAGGCGTACGCCAAGTCGAACCGGGACCACGACCAGTTGCTGCCGCAGGGGCTCGCCACCGAGAACACGCACTTCAGCGTCCTGGAACACGAAGGCACGCCGGTCGGCGACCTGTGGCTGGGGGAGCACTTCGGGCACGCCTACGTCTACAACGTCGAGGTCCACGCGGCCCATCGGGGCCGGGGCCACGGCCGTACGCTCATGCTGCTCGCCGAAGCCCAGGCGGTGTCCGCCGGCGAGAACCGCATCGGTCTCAACGTCTTCGCGGGCAACGCCCCGGCCGAGCGGCTCTACGCGTCACTCGGCTACGAGACGACGACGTACTTCCTGTACAAGGACCTGCTTTGA
- a CDS encoding aminoglycoside phosphotransferase family protein: MSANSLLPALTAKTRLEAHPAPGMAATMTATAPCPCGTMDKVLADRDDGTVVRHGDTVAKAHAPGTDPTELSRRLAATTHPALRGILLTPLSPAPVALHGRQVTFWPYGSPVDPENPDAAPWEAAATLLARLHRTPAPHGLPPMRGPRKAATAIARLRAAGPHPAAAPVLRAWAGLPAWARAEAPMPEATTLCHGDLHLGQLVRHPAPAGPWLLIDVDDLGVGTPAWDLARPAAWYACGLLPPDEWLRFLTAYRRAAGPAVPADGDPWPALDVAARALTVQTAALAIAKSAAAGQPLDEVQQAVIDACDRMGTAPPELAHGLPT, from the coding sequence GTGAGCGCCAACTCCCTGCTCCCCGCACTCACCGCAAAGACCCGCCTCGAAGCTCACCCGGCGCCGGGGATGGCGGCGACGATGACGGCGACGGCCCCCTGCCCCTGCGGGACCATGGACAAGGTCCTCGCCGACCGCGACGACGGCACCGTCGTCCGCCACGGCGACACGGTGGCCAAGGCCCACGCCCCCGGCACAGACCCCACCGAACTCTCCCGCCGCCTGGCGGCCACCACGCACCCCGCCCTCCGCGGCATCCTCCTCACCCCACTCAGCCCGGCCCCCGTCGCCCTCCACGGCCGCCAGGTCACCTTCTGGCCGTACGGCAGCCCCGTAGACCCGGAGAACCCGGACGCGGCCCCCTGGGAGGCCGCCGCCACCCTGCTGGCCCGCCTGCACCGCACCCCCGCTCCGCACGGCCTGCCGCCCATGCGCGGCCCCCGCAAGGCGGCCACCGCGATCGCCCGGCTCAGGGCGGCCGGCCCGCACCCGGCCGCCGCCCCCGTCCTGCGCGCCTGGGCCGGCCTGCCCGCCTGGGCCCGCGCCGAGGCCCCGATGCCGGAGGCCACGACCCTGTGCCACGGGGACCTGCACCTCGGCCAGCTCGTCCGCCACCCCGCGCCGGCCGGCCCCTGGCTTCTCATCGACGTCGACGACCTGGGCGTCGGCACTCCGGCCTGGGACCTGGCCCGCCCGGCCGCCTGGTATGCATGCGGTCTGCTCCCGCCCGACGAGTGGCTGCGCTTCCTGACCGCCTACCGGCGCGCGGCCGGGCCGGCCGTCCCCGCCGACGGCGACCCCTGGCCCGCCCTCGACGTCGCGGCCCGCGCCCTCACCGTGCAGACGGCGGCCCTGGCCATCGCCAAGTCCGCCGCCGCCGGGCAGCCGTTGGACGAGGTCCAGCAGGCCGTCATCGACGCCTGTGACCGAATGGGCACCGCCCCGCCCGAGTTGGCGCACGGTTTGCCGACGTAG
- a CDS encoding aminotransferase class IV — protein MKLWLDGELQEIETARVSVFDHGLTVGDGIFETVKAVDGRPFALTRHLDRLTRSARGLGLPDPDLDEVRRACAAVLEANPMPLGRLRITYTGGHGPLGSDRGEHGPTLVVALGASARRPDSTAVVTVPWTRNERGALTGLKTTSYAENVVALARAREQGATEALFANTVGQLCEGTGSNVFVVLDGEIHTPPVASGCLAGITRALTVEWTGAKETDLPLDVLERADEVFLTSTLRDVQAVHRVDRRELPGAPGPVTAKAMRIFDERAGDDLDP, from the coding sequence GTGAAGCTTTGGCTCGACGGCGAGCTGCAGGAGATCGAGACCGCCCGCGTCTCCGTCTTCGACCATGGACTGACCGTCGGCGACGGCATCTTCGAGACCGTGAAGGCGGTCGACGGGCGGCCGTTCGCGCTGACCCGCCACCTCGACCGGCTGACCCGCTCGGCCCGCGGCCTCGGCCTGCCCGACCCCGACCTCGACGAGGTGCGCCGCGCCTGCGCCGCCGTCCTCGAGGCCAACCCGATGCCGCTCGGCAGGCTCCGCATCACGTACACCGGCGGCCACGGCCCGCTCGGGTCCGACCGCGGCGAGCACGGCCCGACCCTGGTCGTCGCCCTCGGCGCGTCCGCCCGGCGCCCCGACTCCACCGCCGTCGTCACGGTCCCCTGGACCCGCAACGAGCGCGGCGCCCTCACGGGCCTCAAGACCACCTCGTACGCCGAGAACGTCGTCGCCCTGGCCCGCGCGCGCGAACAGGGGGCGACCGAGGCGCTGTTCGCCAACACGGTCGGTCAGCTCTGCGAGGGAACGGGGTCCAACGTCTTCGTCGTCCTCGACGGCGAGATCCACACCCCGCCGGTCGCCTCCGGCTGCCTCGCCGGCATCACGCGCGCGCTCACCGTCGAGTGGACCGGCGCCAAGGAGACCGACCTGCCGCTGGACGTCCTGGAGCGCGCCGACGAGGTCTTCCTGACCTCCACGCTGCGGGACGTACAGGCCGTGCACCGCGTCGACCGCCGTGAACTCCCGGGCGCGCCGGGCCCGGTGACCGCCAAGGCGATGCGCATCTTCGACGAGCGGGCCGGGGACGACCTCGATCCGTAG
- a CDS encoding zf-TFIIB domain-containing protein, translated as MQCPKCHAPMNTYNRNGVQIEQCSGCRGIFLDYGELEALTRLESQWSQPAPPPPAPGAYPSAPAPAWGAPQHGGHGGHGGHYGGHHRQKSFGRMLFSS; from the coding sequence ATGCAGTGTCCGAAGTGCCATGCGCCGATGAACACGTACAACCGCAATGGCGTCCAGATCGAGCAGTGCAGCGGCTGCCGCGGGATATTCCTGGACTACGGCGAGCTGGAGGCGCTGACCCGCCTGGAGTCGCAGTGGTCGCAGCCCGCCCCGCCTCCGCCCGCCCCGGGTGCCTACCCCTCCGCTCCCGCGCCCGCCTGGGGCGCCCCGCAGCACGGCGGACACGGAGGTCACGGCGGTCACTACGGCGGCCACCACCGCCAGAAGAGCTTCGGCCGGATGCTCTTCTCGTCCTGA
- a CDS encoding SsgA family sporulation/cell division regulator, with amino-acid sequence MNTTVSCELHLRLVVSSESSLPVPAGLRYDTADPYAVHATFHTGAEETVEWVFARDLLAEGLHRPTGTGDVRVWPSRSHGQGVVCIALSSPEGEALLEAPARALESFLKRTDAAVPPGTEHRHFDLDTELSHILAES; translated from the coding sequence ATGAACACCACGGTCAGCTGCGAGCTGCACCTGCGCCTCGTTGTGTCGAGCGAGTCCTCACTGCCTGTACCCGCAGGACTGCGGTATGACACGGCCGATCCCTACGCCGTGCACGCCACCTTCCACACCGGAGCCGAGGAAACCGTCGAGTGGGTGTTCGCCCGCGACCTCCTCGCCGAGGGCCTGCATCGGCCCACTGGTACCGGAGACGTCCGAGTCTGGCCGTCCCGCAGCCATGGCCAGGGCGTCGTATGCATCGCCCTGAGCTCCCCGGAGGGCGAGGCCCTGCTCGAGGCCCCGGCGCGGGCCCTGGAGTCGTTCCTGAAGCGAACGGACGCCGCCGTGCCCCCGGGCACGGAACACCGGCATTTCGATCTCGACACGGAGCTCTCACACATCCTGGCCGAGAGTTAG
- a CDS encoding CGNR zinc finger domain-containing protein, translating to MLITHDTRCALDAVVDLVNTAPEDETTDGLADVTSLADFVRKHEISDVGVLSEHDLAAVRKVRGRFAGIFAADDPRTAAELINELVAAAGTTPRLTDHDGYDWHVHYFAPGASVADHLAADCGMALAFFVVAGEQERLRRCEAPDCRRAFVDLSRNRSRRYCDSRTCGNRLHVAAYRARRKEAAG from the coding sequence GTGCTGATCACCCACGACACCCGGTGCGCGCTCGACGCCGTGGTGGACCTGGTGAACACCGCCCCGGAGGACGAGACGACGGATGGGCTCGCGGATGTGACGTCCCTCGCTGATTTCGTACGAAAGCACGAAATCAGTGATGTCGGCGTGTTGTCGGAGCACGATCTCGCCGCCGTGCGCAAGGTTCGCGGGCGGTTCGCCGGGATCTTCGCGGCCGACGATCCGCGGACCGCCGCCGAGCTCATCAACGAACTGGTCGCCGCGGCGGGCACCACGCCCCGGCTCACGGATCACGACGGCTACGACTGGCATGTCCACTACTTCGCGCCGGGTGCCTCCGTCGCGGACCATCTCGCGGCCGACTGCGGGATGGCGCTGGCCTTCTTCGTGGTCGCCGGGGAGCAGGAGCGGCTGCGCCGCTGCGAGGCCCCGGACTGCCGGCGCGCCTTCGTCGACCTCTCCCGCAATCGCTCCCGCCGCTACTGCGACAGCCGCACCTGCGGAAACCGCCTCCACGTGGCCGCGTACCGCGCGCGCCGCAAGGAAGCGGCGGGCTGA
- a CDS encoding chorismate-binding protein: protein MLDLPPLARFGGLVATGLRDVTSDPAALDSTGFWAVSADFEGRLICARFGDVREEPVPAPVPGRWRGPSAGDWKSSLDRAAYTAGVRRIREHIAAGEVYQANLCRVLSAPVAPDADVDALTALLARGNPAPYAGTIRLPGHGVEIATASPELFLSRGGRVVESGPIKGTGRTEADLLEKDYAENVMIVDLVRNDIGRVCATGTVTVPDLCVVEKHPGLVHLVSTVHGELRYDVGWPELLAAAFPPGSVTGAPKSSALRIIEALETAPRGPYCGGIGWVDADRGTGELAVGIRTFWIDREEGVLRFGTGAGITWGSDPEGEWRETELKASRLLAVASGTYEASGETLTSCVHPADAAGDRGSAVGRPPGRKDTSDDASGTFLRGRHQ, encoded by the coding sequence GTGCTCGATCTCCCTCCTCTCGCCCGCTTCGGCGGCCTCGTCGCGACCGGTCTCCGCGACGTCACCAGCGATCCCGCGGCCTTGGACTCTACGGGTTTCTGGGCCGTCTCGGCCGACTTCGAAGGGCGTCTGATCTGCGCCCGCTTCGGAGACGTGCGAGAGGAGCCGGTTCCCGCGCCGGTACCTGGGCGGTGGCGGGGGCCCTCGGCAGGTGACTGGAAGTCGTCCCTCGACCGCGCCGCGTACACCGCGGGCGTACGCCGCATCCGCGAGCACATAGCCGCCGGCGAGGTCTATCAGGCCAACCTCTGCCGTGTGCTCTCCGCGCCCGTCGCCCCCGACGCCGACGTCGACGCACTGACCGCGCTGCTCGCCCGCGGCAACCCGGCGCCGTACGCGGGAACGATCCGCCTGCCCGGCCACGGCGTCGAGATCGCCACCGCGTCCCCCGAACTCTTCCTGAGCCGCGGCGGCCGGGTCGTCGAGTCGGGCCCGATCAAGGGCACCGGACGCACCGAGGCGGACCTCCTGGAGAAGGACTACGCCGAGAACGTCATGATCGTGGACCTCGTCCGCAACGACATCGGCCGGGTCTGTGCCACCGGCACCGTGACCGTCCCCGACCTGTGCGTCGTCGAGAAGCACCCGGGCCTCGTCCACCTCGTCTCCACCGTCCACGGCGAACTGCGCTACGACGTCGGCTGGCCCGAGCTCCTCGCCGCCGCCTTCCCGCCCGGCTCGGTCACCGGCGCCCCCAAGTCCAGCGCCCTGCGGATCATCGAGGCTCTGGAGACCGCGCCCCGCGGCCCGTACTGCGGAGGCATCGGCTGGGTCGACGCCGACCGCGGCACCGGAGAGCTCGCCGTCGGCATCCGCACCTTCTGGATCGACCGCGAGGAAGGGGTCCTGCGGTTCGGGACGGGCGCGGGCATCACCTGGGGCTCGGACCCCGAAGGGGAGTGGCGGGAGACCGAACTGAAGGCCTCCCGACTGCTCGCGGTAGCGTCGGGGACGTACGAGGCGAGCGGGGAGACCCTGACGAGCTGTGTCCATCCAGCGGACGCAGCGGGCGACAGGGGCTCCGCCGTGGGCCGGCCCCCCGGCCGAAAAGACACCTCGGACGACGCATCCGGCACATTCCTGCGAGGTAGACACCAGTGA
- a CDS encoding DsbA family protein — MNDSSATLPVVLDVWCELQCPDCRSALADLRELRARYGDRLELRMRHFPLERHKHAFAAAQAAEEAAEQGKAWPYVEAVLGRVEELDHKGEPFLVEVARELGLDAEEFDTALIDGRHMLIVDADQAEGKAIGVTGTPTYVIGGERLDGGKSQEGLRERIEEITDRLLADQEQ; from the coding sequence ATGAACGACTCCTCCGCCACCCTCCCCGTCGTCCTGGACGTCTGGTGCGAACTCCAGTGCCCCGACTGCCGCAGCGCCCTAGCCGACCTGCGCGAGCTGCGTGCCCGCTACGGCGACCGTCTGGAGCTGCGGATGCGGCACTTCCCCCTGGAGAGGCACAAGCACGCCTTCGCCGCCGCACAGGCCGCCGAGGAGGCCGCGGAACAGGGCAAGGCCTGGCCGTACGTCGAGGCCGTACTCGGCCGCGTCGAGGAGCTGGACCATAAGGGAGAACCCTTCCTGGTCGAGGTGGCCCGTGAACTCGGCCTGGACGCCGAGGAGTTCGACACGGCCCTGATCGACGGCCGGCACATGCTGATCGTCGACGCCGACCAGGCCGAGGGCAAGGCGATCGGCGTGACCGGCACCCCGACGTACGTCATCGGCGGCGAACGCCTCGACGGCGGCAAGAGCCAGGAGGGCCTGCGCGAGCGCATCGAGGAGATCACCGACCGGCTGCTGGCCGACCAGGAGCAGTGA
- a CDS encoding TIGR02611 family protein: MNTGSDEPGKIATADDRMKGERELGSRAPEFIKARRVLHLSWQVGVFVVGLAVVVAGVIMLPLPGPGWLVIFGGMAIWATEFVWAQLVLRWTKRKVTEATQRALDPEVRRRNIILTTVGLVIITVLVGVYVWKFGIEMPWNIKE, from the coding sequence ATGAATACGGGGAGTGACGAGCCGGGCAAGATCGCCACGGCTGACGACAGGATGAAGGGCGAACGGGAGCTCGGCTCACGGGCGCCGGAATTCATCAAGGCGCGACGCGTGCTGCACCTGAGCTGGCAGGTGGGCGTCTTCGTCGTGGGACTCGCGGTGGTCGTCGCGGGCGTGATCATGCTTCCGCTGCCGGGGCCGGGCTGGCTGGTGATCTTCGGCGGCATGGCGATCTGGGCGACCGAGTTCGTCTGGGCGCAGCTGGTGCTCCGCTGGACGAAGCGCAAGGTCACGGAGGCGACGCAGCGGGCGCTCGACCCCGAGGTGCGGCGTCGCAACATCATCCTCACCACCGTCGGCCTGGTGATCATCACGGTTCTTGTCGGCGTCTACGTCTGGAAGTTCGGCATCGAGATGCCCTGGAACATCAAGGAATGA